One window of uncultured Methanobrevibacter sp. genomic DNA carries:
- a CDS encoding ATP-binding cassette domain-containing protein translates to MTMYRHNETQYYARLRDYKFEPIQGEEVKFTINDKVHTAITDKEGYAKVDIDLFSGKYPVKIEYEGSDKYDPLTKNSQLTILIRDIDRKLMIDVDHLTMEFKITNDKIDTLKEFIIRTIKRNKKEKEKIKILDDISFKVYEGDKLGILGYNGAGKSTLLKVMSGIYEPTEGSITTYGKIAPLLELGAGFDKNYTGKNNIYLNGAFLSMKESFIDEKYDEILEFSELGEFINYPVKNYSSGMRAKLGFSIATLAEPDILIIDEILSVGDIKFKKKSSEKINSMMKDGVTVLLVSHSISQIKRICNKCIWLENGKIAMQGDVDKVCDAYLSNAKGTSKKK, encoded by the coding sequence ATGACCATGTATCGCCATAATGAAACACAATATTATGCCAGACTAAGAGATTATAAATTTGAACCTATACAGGGAGAAGAGGTCAAGTTCACTATCAATGATAAAGTACACACTGCCATTACAGATAAAGAGGGATATGCGAAAGTAGACATAGATTTATTCAGTGGAAAATATCCGGTTAAAATAGAATACGAAGGCAGTGACAAATACGACCCGCTTACTAAAAACTCACAATTAACAATACTTATCAGAGACATTGACAGGAAGCTTATGATTGATGTTGATCACTTAACAATGGAATTTAAAATCACTAATGATAAAATAGATACATTGAAAGAATTCATCATCAGAACAATAAAAAGAAACAAAAAAGAAAAAGAAAAAATCAAGATTTTAGACGACATTTCATTTAAAGTCTATGAAGGAGACAAACTGGGAATATTAGGTTACAACGGTGCCGGAAAAAGTACCCTGCTAAAAGTAATGTCCGGAATTTATGAACCGACTGAAGGAAGCATTACCACATATGGTAAAATTGCACCATTACTGGAACTGGGTGCGGGTTTTGATAAAAACTACACCGGAAAAAATAACATTTACCTGAATGGAGCCTTCTTAAGTATGAAAGAAAGCTTCATTGATGAAAAATATGATGAAATACTTGAATTTTCAGAGCTCGGTGAATTCATTAACTACCCTGTTAAAAATTATTCATCAGGTATGAGAGCCAAATTAGGTTTTTCAATAGCTACACTTGCCGAACCTGATATTTTAATCATTGATGAAATATTATCTGTCGGAGACATCAAATTCAAGAAGAAAAGTTCAGAAAAGATCAATTCAATGATGAAAGATGGAGTGACAGTTTTATTAGTTTCACATTCAATTTCACAAATCAAAAGAATCTGTAACAAATGCATATGGCTTGAAAACGGAAAAATAGCCATGCAAGGTGATGTTGATAAAGTTTGTGATGCATATTTATCTAATGCAAAAGGAACTTCTAAAAAAAAATAA
- a CDS encoding ABC transporter permease: MFDTYSEKKFLLKQLVKRDLTSKYKDSVLGIAWSFLNPLLIMIVFTAIFSMIFGRQIENYPVYFLSGRVIYDLFKAGTTGAMKSVKANSSILKKVYVPRYMFAVSKVCYELINFLITLIILAGVMFVTGAEFHLTSFLAIIPIFFLILLIFGIGLILAVANTYFTDVGYLYNVFTLILMYASALFYPIEIVPTTVQKIFTLNPIYSAITSFRECVVFGVFPNMNSILYLATFSITFFAAGIIIFSIYQNKLTLEL, translated from the coding sequence ATGTTTGATACTTATTCGGAAAAAAAGTTTTTATTAAAACAACTTGTTAAAAGAGATTTGACTTCAAAATATAAAGACTCAGTACTGGGTATTGCATGGAGTTTTTTAAATCCTCTTTTAATCATGATTGTATTTACAGCGATATTTTCAATGATTTTTGGACGTCAGATTGAAAATTATCCAGTTTATTTCTTATCCGGAAGAGTAATCTACGATTTATTTAAAGCAGGGACAACAGGTGCTATGAAATCAGTGAAAGCGAATTCATCAATCCTCAAAAAGGTTTATGTCCCAAGATACATGTTTGCCGTGAGTAAAGTATGCTATGAATTAATTAATTTCCTGATTACATTAATTATTTTAGCAGGAGTAATGTTCGTTACAGGAGCTGAATTCCATTTAACAAGTTTTTTAGCAATAATACCAATATTTTTCCTAATATTATTAATATTCGGAATCGGGTTAATTCTAGCTGTAGCAAATACTTATTTCACAGATGTAGGTTATTTATACAATGTATTTACATTAATTCTGATGTATGCTTCAGCATTGTTTTATCCAATTGAGATTGTGCCTACAACTGTCCAGAAGATATTTACATTAAACCCTATTTACAGCGCAATAACCAGTTTTAGAGAATGTGTTGTCTTTGGAGTATTTCCAAATATGAACTCAATTTTATATCTTGCAACCTTTTCTATAACCTTTTTTGCGGCAGGAATAATCATATTTAGTATTTATCAAAATAAATTAACATTAGAATTGTAG
- a CDS encoding CBS domain-containing protein, producing the protein MAGKKSFVKDYMTENVISVSPDTPTDHIIDLMKESHHNSYPVVKDGKLVGMVTAFDIVAKKWHDTVSGIMTTSLVVANQDLSINDASRVMFRRGISRMPVVDETGKLVGIITNTDMVRSHIERSTPNKVEYFKKTLEQLYGIHTVLKHMDVETNKLRPTQDRVYADELEGRAYELEKGLAEPAIVVKTGDRWILVDGHHRAVASAQRGYETVDSYVIDLGQDIKLGMEKTADKAGIKTFDDIEIIDDDKHPLIALTESLQDQESHGDD; encoded by the coding sequence ATGGCTGGAAAAAAATCATTTGTGAAAGATTATATGACAGAAAATGTTATCAGTGTTTCTCCAGACACTCCTACTGACCATATCATCGATTTAATGAAAGAAAGTCATCACAACAGTTACCCAGTAGTGAAAGATGGAAAATTAGTTGGAATGGTAACCGCATTCGACATTGTTGCTAAAAAATGGCATGATACCGTTTCAGGAATAATGACTACAAGTTTAGTTGTAGCAAATCAAGATTTATCAATCAACGATGCATCTAGAGTCATGTTTAGAAGAGGCATATCCCGTATGCCTGTTGTTGATGAAACCGGAAAGCTTGTGGGAATCATAACCAACACAGACATGGTCCGTTCCCACATTGAAAGATCAACACCTAACAAAGTGGAATACTTCAAAAAGACTTTGGAACAATTATACGGCATCCACACAGTATTAAAACACATGGATGTGGAAACCAATAAATTAAGACCAACACAGGATAGAGTTTATGCTGATGAGCTTGAAGGAAGAGCTTATGAGCTGGAAAAAGGACTGGCTGAACCGGCAATTGTTGTTAAAACCGGAGACAGATGGATTCTGGTTGACGGACACCACAGAGCAGTAGCATCCGCACAAAGAGGATATGAAACTGTCGATTCATATGTAATTGATTTAGGCCAGGACATTAAGTTAGGAATGGAAAAAACTGCAGATAAAGCAGGAATAAAAACATTTGATGATATTGAAATCATTGATGATGATAAACATCCATTAATTGCACTTACAGAAAGTTTACAAGACCAAGAATCACATGGAGATGATTAA
- the hisE gene encoding phosphoribosyl-ATP diphosphatase, producing the protein MADEKVIREVYKVLESRRDKPIDSYTSKIMQDSDKKAEDKILEKIAEEAGEVLIAAKNDENLVYESVDLIFHTLLILVYKGIEIDEIFEEFARRRK; encoded by the coding sequence GTGGCTGATGAAAAAGTTATAAGGGAAGTCTACAAAGTTTTGGAGTCAAGACGAGACAAACCTATAGATTCATACACTTCAAAAATAATGCAGGACAGCGATAAAAAAGCTGAAGACAAGATTCTTGAAAAAATTGCAGAAGAAGCAGGAGAAGTATTAATAGCTGCAAAAAATGATGAAAATCTTGTATATGAATCTGTTGATTTAATATTCCATACTTTATTGATTTTAGTATACAAAGGCATTGAAATCGATGAAATTTTCGAAGAGTTTGCCAGAAGAAGAAAATAA